ATTCTGATCTTATTCTAAGCCTAGCTTGTTAGTAAAATCTCTAGACAATACTAGGATCTAGTGCACACTCTAGGATAATAGTAAGGTTACTATGTCGGAATTAAAGTGAGGATAAAAATCTATCAATCAGCTACAAATGTCGTTCTAAAGCTAAAAGGATATTTTGCAAAGACGATTGGTAAGTGTTCATGAGAACCGCAATATACTCTGACCACTATATTGTAACCCGTgttatgatttaatcgctttcatcaccctttttataagtcgttcacATAATCTGGTTaattatcacgcctaataagataatctctAAACAATTTGGATCTTGCTAAGTTCCTTAAATTAACCTAAATCATTATTTTGACGTTGTTTAGTTAATATATGTGCatcaaaatcaattcagattagtaatgtagatctaattaacacatgtccctttcATGTTATTCGTTACTATGCATTAGACTAGTAAGGACCGACACATGAGCTAATATTGGACACTCCCCGTATTAATAAATGTCCCCTCGACACTATGTGAATCTATGTTGGGAGATCTCCAaatagggatcacaagggaacctacggccgttgtggtcaaatacACGAGCCTTAGCCTATGCCACTACTCAGGTTCACAATAACCAAGTTTTATCAATTTTCTCCGAGAACGTAGGAAAAACTGAATAGCGGCTCCACGATCtagtaaaaggaggctatggCCACCCAGGCTTCCCTCTTACTTAATAAGATTGCCACATCCGAGGCAATCTATAAGGAATCAACGAACCGTACGCAATCCATTCTCCTAAAAAGATAGGTTATGCATATGGTTGTTACTCAcacttttcgaccccctcacactactGAGTCATGGGTAATGACTCTTGTTATTGTTTGTGAGCAAAATGTATTGCTCACAGTGTTGTCTTAACCAACTCATGAATGTCCTtttctttcatttctttttctgCCTGTCAAGTGTCACAGGTTTTCAGAAATATACCGTCCTAGCTAGTTTCAACTCCGTCCTCGACAAAGAAATCACAACCATCAATGGAGATAAAACACTGGATTTTAGCAATCAGGGGATACAAGAAGGAGAAGCAACTatctcttttgttttatttaactTTTGTGTAATACAAAAGCCCATCGCAACAATATGTAGCTTCTAGTTATAGGTTGTAATCGTATTTCTATGCAaattatgtaaaaaaaaatactttaagGAGAATGATAGTCGTACCAAGTACGGAATATTTATGAAGGAAAAAAATTATAGAAACATCAAGGAACAAGCAGAGGGAGCACCGATCATGAGAAATGATCTAGGCATACCATACGACCATAAAAGCTCTATTCacgaagtttttttttttagtgtacATGAGCTATATAAATTGCAAATGGGGGTGAGGGAATTCCAACCTGAGACCTATCGTACACAGACTTTCAATCTTAGTCATTAAGCTAAATTACTAAAACATCTTTATTCTACTCCCGAAGTTATATTGAATTATGCAAAAATCAATTCAATAAATAGATTTTAGATTCCGTAAGTAACTCGGTAAATGGATTGAGAAGTAAGTAGTACACCAAAATCAATTTTAAGTATATGTATGTGTGAAACCGTGTGTACAAATCTCCATTCTCCGAACACTTTGTATATTTCCTTTTCTTTGTTTGAGGATTATAGCCCAACACGCAAGGCTTTTATTGGGCTTTTGCGCACTTACCATTCCTCTTTTATTTTGGTTCATAattttttatactccctccgtcccggaatacttgacctgttttccttatcgggccgtcccttaatacttgacctgtttctaaaaatggaaatattctaacaatattatatcatttctcactccacccctattaacccacccaccccctactccatacaaaaaataattaaaaattcaacccctactctcccccaaccccacctcttaacccacatcccactaactacattaaaataataccccactatcaactactacctattaaattaaataagtcaattcaagttccttaaactatgtgccggtcaaaccgggtcgagtattccgggacggagggagtagtacgtAACTACGTATTCGATATAACGTTCTCCACTTCTCCCAAATagtcaaaagtcaaaacccTTACACCGTATATCATTTTTAACTCAAAATGGAATTCCGTTGGTGTGATTTATGTGAAAGAAGGGTGCCAATACTGCCAAATCTCGATCCCATGAATTCTTTACGGCTCGTTTGGTATGAGAAGGGAATAGGGACAAAGATAGGGATAAAGACAGGGAATTTGACGTAGGAAAttcattaattttatccttATCTCTTGTTTGGCATGGTATGAGAAATGTGTTGGAAATTGTTGGATAGAATAGAAtagaaaacaaaataataaacttaCAATAATACCCTTCTAATTGTACATTTTTTTATGGAGGATATAGTTATCTTTCCACAATTAAATGAGAAATCTCCATTCTTATACCTGTCCCCCTAGATACAAGATTAGTGGGATAAAAATGCATCTAATCCTTATCCCTATCCCTCATAAATTGCCAATTCCTTATAAACAAACAATGGATAGTAGTAAGTAGGGTTAAGAAATCTTAGTGTTTGACCATCAACACCAAACTTTCTTTCTTTGTGAGTTTGGACCTAAGTTTATCTCTCTACGTAGTTCTAAATCATTTTGGCTATCTTATTAATTTTCCACTAAACATCAATAGTATACACGAAGTACGTTGTAGTATAATTCTTAATACTGATCCGATCAAGGCTTAGCGGTTAGCCACCGATAACACAAAAATATAATCTTATAACATTAAGGTTACGAGATCAAACTCCATTTGTAGCTATTTGAAAACAGGGATCAGATCTATTTGAAAACTGATGATATATGTATTCTGAAAGCCCTGAAAGCTGCCAAGGTATTTCTGTTTACCTACTTTACCAAATATCATTTGATGACATTCTAAGTTAGTAAGTTATTCGTACAAGTGTATTTATATGGTTAAGCAGTTTATTAAACAAGCTATATCTCTCTAATTGCATTCAGTGGGCGGTGTTTGTCTCCCATGAAACCAAGGGTGCTAAAGCTCATTTGTGTGAACTTTGACGTTTCATTACATTAATCATACTTCGTAATTCGCAGTTTCACACACATGTGATACATCAGCATActctctctttttcttctttacgttttttttatttttgggtgtcctaaaatattctttacattttttttatattatcatataaataatttaatattctatttaaatttgtgtctaatgattattttaaccaattaaatttattgggtcatttaatctctcactcTTTTCTATAGGGTgctttacattttttttatattatcatataaataacttaatattctattaaaatttgtgtctaatgattattttaaccaattaaattcattgggtcatttaatctctcactcTTTtctattgggtcatttaatctctcactcttttctattgggacattaaaattttctcatttcccaatatagAATTTTGAtcaaagtgaaaacattataaataaacgtaattggccttgtttaaataaaaaattagaggaatctcaatgtacattaatctatactaatatattaaaaggcgttgcgaAAAATGTTTATGTGTCACATAGAACTCTCCTGCTTACGACACATCATCCACCCACCAAGGTTATGTGatgttattgacaaccaaaaatcaatacaataaggttcgaacacaagacctcaagtttggagaataactctcattaccatcttaaccaaccactaattgttgtttatccatgcacgttaatttataatacatgttaacatgaagtctaaaacaactaaatttttatgttacTTCTTATTTCGTATGGACTATATTAGAATAAAAATAACAGTTACAATATTAGGAAAATCgtgaattaaacaattaaaatattagGAAAACTACTTTGCATGGTGCAGGTAATGTACATGTGTAGTTGATGAACTTTAtgaatattttcacttttacgGTCTACATGTATCTTagtcaaatattgagttgaaattcGAATTTTCATTATTGAAAGTAGtaatcggggcatcgcccgggctacacactagttAATCTTTAAAATGCGTGcaaaatatcaaacgtaaaTAACAAAAAGAGGCGGAGGACCGAGAGACTAGGAACTCACTAAAAGTCTTGATGGGAACGTAGTGCAGTGCAGAGGACTGGGAGACTAGGAACTCACCGAAAGCTACTAGAATTAAACTGTTTAAACCTGGCCTGCCAAAATcagaaattgaaaataaaaattgtgtgTCATCAAGGATCAAACTCCAACTATCATCAATCTTACTAAAAACTCATTCGATCATTTGTTTCATCCCCTTACTAATTCGATCATTCATAAAGGCCGTACTTCAAATTCGGTTGCTGACCGTTTAGCGAAACAAGGGCTAAGTAGGGCGGATGATTTCATTGCGTGGGTCTAAAAATTTCTTTGGGGCTTTATTCTGTTTGATTATgtattgatgaattaagcctgcTGAACTTTTGTAATTGAATTGGGCCTCAAGGCTCTAAAATTGCAATGAAATGACccaatttataaaataaaaaaaaaacttttctgTCACAAATCAACAAGCTGCAGATCGACTAAAGGTATTAGGTTTTATCACCTCGGAGCATCTACTATGTAGATAGTTTATCTCATAGAAGGAGAACCCATGAAGTTTATAAGTGTTTACTCCATCTTCCAAAATATCACCCACTTCAAAGGTGATCTTCCTATTTTTCATATAAATTATGGAACCAACAATGGCAAAAAAGGTATGATAATGAATTTATTTTCTACTCGGAGCGGAATGTCTCAAAGGATACCCAAGGGGAAACTTGATTGTTCTGTCTGACTGTTGTAGGGAGATGTGTGTGGATCATATTAAGCTTCTCGCAAATTGACAAGGGCATAAGGCCAACATTTACCGCAAGTTCACATAATGCTTTCTTGATTTCAATATCACCAAGCTTGACAGTAATAGAATAACTATTTGGATCTCCTAGCTTCTATGGAAGCTTAGCTTGTTCCGCAGATGGCACTAGCACTACATTCATCTGTCAATGAAACAATAGGTAATCATACCGTTTAAATAGGTTATCATTTGAACGGTCAACCTTAGTTTCGGTGTGATTATACACATAAAAGTTTTTGGTACTTAAATATTATACACCatgataacttttacccagtttttttgtaacttttatctAGCTTTTTTGTAACTTGTAATATGTTTTgactaacttttatattataaaaaaaagttgatagataaacatctAAAAGGTTAAATGAATAATTTAATATAACAAGTGGAGTAGTACAACAAGCATATATACTAAACAAATTAAGTAACAAAATTTAGATTTGTAAGTGAAACTAGTGTTCTGCTTTCTCTGCTGTAGCAATGCTGATTATATACTCAATTTCTTCAGCAACTTCTTTCATGGAAGGCCGGTTTTGTCTACGCTCCTCCAAGCACCCAATAGCGAGAAATCCTAACGCCTTGATGGTGTCTATCTCCAGGGTACTAGCTCCCTCCTTCAACAGAGGATCTACAGCATCCAACATACGCTCTTCATCTACAAGCCTCTTAACATACATAGCCAAGTTTACATCATCAGCTTCTCGATGAAAATCAATCGCCTTTTGTGATGTTAAAAGCTCCAACAATACAACTCCAAAGCTGTAAACATCACTCTTGTCTGTCAACTGGTAGTTTCTGTAGTACTCAGGATCCAGATACCCGAGGGTCCCCTGAGCACATGTAGAGATATGGCTCATATCCGGCTCAGCCAACCTTGATAACCCAAAATCCGAGACCTTAGCATTCAATTTCTCGTCTAACAAAATGTTGGATGACTTAACATCTCTATGATAAATATTGGGGTTTGCTGAGAAGTGGAGGTATGCAAGAGCTTCAGCAGTGTGATACGCAACACTCAAACGATGAGACCATGTAAGACGACTATACCCTCCAGGTTTATGCTTGTACAAGTGATCATAAAGCGTACCATTAGAGATATACTCGTACACCATTATAGGTTGCTCTAACTCAACACAACAACCAAGTAAACGGACAAGACTCCGATGATTAACTTGACAGAGGATTCGGACTTCATTCAGGATTTGGTCAGTTCCTTTCGCGTTTCCAACCTTAGCACACTTGACAGCAGTAAGTGTGCCGTCATAAAGAACGCCTTTGTAAACATCCCCGTAACCACCGGAGCCTAAGAGGCGGTCTCTAGAGAAATGGTTGGTGGCTTTTTTGATCTCTCTACCACTAAAGATCTTGGCAGTTCTTCCCCCTCCAGAGTTCAGAACCTCTTCTCTTTCCTTCTTTAGACGTTCTTGGGCTTCTTTTATCCTACGTTGACGTTTGTAATACATTGcaactattgtagcaagaatcAATGCGCCTCCTATTCCTGATACCAAACCTACCAACACAAACTTTTTATGTCAAACATACTTTAAGTGGTTTGGCCATTACAGATTATTATCAAGGTTTTGTTTAATCACTAACACTAAATCAGAATTATTCCCTCCGTCTCATTTTACTTGTCTTATTTTACCAATTTTTGTGAGACCTTTTTTGATCAAAATAAGGTAAATAAAATGAGACGGAGTGAGTATTCAACTTGAATGATTATTTCTCCTAGCATTATCAAATTGAATGGTTCATTTTAGATTAATGCCCGGGTCAAAATGCAAACTGTCTTGTGTTCTttgcttaattattttcaatttcttttACTCCCCCGTCTCTTTTAATTGCATTATTTGAATTGACACACTTGCCAATGCATCATTTCACTATTAAATATCTCTAATCTTGTATTtgtaaattataaaaagttaaaattatgaaaatatgtattGTTAGATATAGTCTTCATTTTGTTATGTGGGAGTTTTCTCCCACATTGAAGAAATATGAACTTTTGTATATCTTTAAATATGCCCATGTGCTTGACTTGTTAAATATGTTGTGGCTTCAGACATTGGACCAAGTGATCCTTATTTAAGGATTTAATTAATGATTGTTTAAGGATAATATCAGAGGCGGTTATTTTGTAACTGCCATATTATTTTCCTACTTAACATAAGGAAGAAGGTTAATGTTGATTACGTTTTTCATTCATATTTCTGATAAACACATGTTCATGAGAATGGATGATATTGCTGTAATCCGTTCATTTGATTAGGGAATCTTGGGGGTAGATTTAATATTATCCTAAGAACATAGATTATTTCGTCCTAATCTAGtttccatattttcgtttttcATAATTCAAAGTATAGTTTCTAACATGTATTGTGACTAATTCAACAACATTTTACATGATAACATTTGATTATTATATATTGGTAAAAAAATTAACTTAGTATATATGAATAGTGCCAAGATATAATGATGCAATAAAAAATACCAGTGGAAGTACACATTAGTTCAAGAACTTATTGAagattaatactccctccgtcccataattatcttcctgtttgatcaaaaacacggattttaagaaaagtggaatatagtacatgaaaaagtggaataaagtacaaatgatgattgagttgtatggaaaagtggaataaagtacatgtgaaagagaatatagtacatgggaaaagtggaatcacaaattcttatttataatgggtgtacaataaatattgtacatcgaagtaaaagttgacttaaaatgctttaaagttacatttatatatgtaaaagttatctattttttaatgataaattttttcatttgaataaaaaattatttcttcaaaatcactaataatgtataaattaatcatttaaccctttaaaatgtttatctatcaactttttaattttataatataaaagttacaggaaaataggttaaagttacgaaaaactgcataaaagttatcttggtgtacaataaatttatttgtgcgcgcaagaccttttgaagtggaatatagtacatgggcggggttttcaattcaattttaattaatatagtacatgagaaagtggggaccttagtagccaaaattagaaacagaaAGATAATTTTAGAACGCTCATTTAGGAaagcaggaagataattttgagacggagggagtataaggtAATACACATTTTTTAAGTATGTAGACAATCACAAAGGGCAATGATGTACAATAATCCGGGTGTAGGATGGAAATTGTCTGGTCATGCTTGCATCGCACATGATACAAACTCTTAAGAGTACACTAAAAAACCAGTACAAGTGAAAATTCAAAGATTAATTAAATcgatcaacaattcaacatatgATTTTATTGTGCATTTCTAAATTAATTACAACTACACTCAAGGTATTCTGTTTCATCCCAAACCCTTAAACGCCTCCTTCCTCTCTctctagacctgtcaaacgggtcggtcggttgggttgtaaaaaaatattttcgggttcgggtttaatcgggtcggtcactttcgggttcgggtttacaaatgcttgttcaagatccagaattttcgggttcgggtcgacccaacgggttgaaagattttaaaacgcgcattatattttcattaatttaggtgataaatatacaaaatatgggcacaaattaacaaatttttctacacaagtatatatatttagtaaaattaaaccataaaatgacgtataattcaaattaaaatcatattatacacaacaataataaaaacaacgtgtttattattcttaaattttctcataatctcatttattactataaatatgataactttcaatcggtcgggtccaaaacgggttcggtcgggttttgacccattacttttcgggttgctcggcttcggataaaatcgggttacgggtcacaaaatcttgttcaggacccagtatttgcgggtcgattttcgggtcgggtcgatttttgacaggtctatctCTCTCCCTCTCAAACCCTAGCCTCCATTAGTGAATTTTAAAGGGGCTTTTATCGATTTTATCGGTAGAAAGCCccaatctttattattttgttagTTTATTCCTTTAATTTTGTTTGTCTTTAGGTTATAATAATACTTCCTCTTTGTGCGAGGATCTTTTCTCCCTTGAAAAACAGggcttttcttttccttcaagGAAATTTGTTTCTATTAATGGTTATTTCGTAGATCTATGTGTATTAGGGAAGAATATTAATGGTTGAAGATCAAGAACGTCAAGATGAAGGTCAGATTTCAATTGTTAACATCAGGCATTAAAGATATTGAGTTATCGAAAGTCGATTATGGTTGGAATACTACCATACCAAAGAAGCGGTTCCAAAACGTGCATACTAGTAATTGGATGAAGAATTCCATATTGATGTTCTAGATTATATTTATTTAGGGCTAATTATTGTTGTAGATGCCGTATGACGATTTATTAATGATAATTTTCCTATTCccttaaaaacaaaaaacaaaaaaaaattacaactaCACGTCTACACGGAACTACCTTAGTAAAATTAGTAGTCAAAGAAGTTGTACCTGCTATTAAGGCAGCCTTATTTGAATTGTTACACCCTCCTTGGTTCCCACAAACATCATCTGCATTATTCAAACAAACATTAATATCACATTAATATCACCATTAAGATAATCTTCAACTTAATCCCAGGATTAGTATCCTAATTTAAAAttactaaataaaaaaaaaacttactttCAGCGCAAATTCCATTAACACCATCCCAATGAAGGCCAGAATTACAAAAACACCTACTGGTGCCCACAGAGCTAGGATCAGCCCTACAAGTCGAATTCCCATCATCAACGGCACAATCAGCCTGAGTCCTACAAACTGGTTCCTGGGGTAGCAGCCACTGGATCATCAACCCAGGCTGACCCCACTGACCCACGGGTAGACTTGGGTTCAAGTCCACAAAACTCCTGTAAGCCCGACAACCCCCTTCCCTTACACGGATAGAGTACGACGTCGTTCCACCTCCAGCTCGGAAAGTGCAGCAAATAGGCGAGCTCTGACACGCGGAAGCCTCACGTGTGGAGTTGACGTACACGTGGCAGAGACTATTGGAAGAGCAGTTGAGTGGGGACCCCAGGAGAGACTGGGAGCAGTTGAGGAACATGACGGTGTTGTCACCCGTGACGTTAAACGGTGCCGTTTGGTTGAGCTGGACGCCTTGGGTGGAGATATCCGATGTGATGCAGGTGTTGGGGAGGAATGGTGAGGGCTCAATCACTAACCGTTGATTGTTTGCGTTGATGGATGTGATTGGGTAAGTGTTGTTGGATGTTGGGAACAACAGTGTGCTGTTGTTGTTGCACTGGATTATGTACTCTTGATCACCGCACGTGGGGGCCGTGCTTAGTGGGTATGGTACACGGGTGGTGCCGCACGGTGGGCATTCCCTGGTTGATGTGGTGGATATCACGGCTGAGATAAGTAGCGCCGCCGTGAGGAGGAGGCGAAGGTGGTGGGGCATTTTGGGGGAGGGAGAAAATCAAACTTGGGGAAAGAAATGTAGTAGGTGATGCCGTGATTAAATTAGATTTTATACTTAGAATTAGAGTAATTAAACTATAATAAATGGTACAACTATGaatatggacttttgaaagttgaaatccGGCCAAATTTTTGTCCCATTAAATGTTCTAGTCTTCTAGACTTCATGTGATAGGTAGAGACAAATTTCAAAAGAATTATCTTGATTGACATATTAAGTGCATTTTCGTaattatgaa
This sequence is a window from Spinacia oleracea cultivar Varoflay chromosome 1, BTI_SOV_V1, whole genome shotgun sequence. Protein-coding genes within it:
- the LOC110785478 gene encoding wall-associated receptor kinase-like 20, which codes for MPHHLRLLLTAALLISAVISTTSTRECPPCGTTRVPYPLSTAPTCGDQEYIIQCNNNSTLLFPTSNNTYPITSINANNQRLVIEPSPFLPNTCITSDISTQGVQLNQTAPFNVTGDNTVMFLNCSQSLLGSPLNCSSNSLCHVYVNSTREASACQSSPICCTFRAGGGTTSYSIRVREGGCRAYRSFVDLNPSLPVGQWGQPGLMIQWLLPQEPVCRTQADCAVDDGNSTCRADPSSVGTSRCFCNSGLHWDGVNGICAENDVCGNQGGCNNSNKAALIAGLVSGIGGALILATIVAMYYKRQRRIKEAQERLKKEREEVLNSGGGRTAKIFSGREIKKATNHFSRDRLLGSGGYGDVYKGVLYDGTLTAVKCAKVGNAKGTDQILNEVRILCQVNHRSLVRLLGCCVELEQPIMVYEYISNGTLYDHLYKHKPGGYSRLTWSHRLSVAYHTAEALAYLHFSANPNIYHRDVKSSNILLDEKLNAKVSDFGLSRLAEPDMSHISTCAQGTLGYLDPEYYRNYQLTDKSDVYSFGVVLLELLTSQKAIDFHREADDVNLAMYVKRLVDEERMLDAVDPLLKEGASTLEIDTIKALGFLAIGCLEERRQNRPSMKEVAEEIEYIISIATAEKAEH